Proteins from a genomic interval of Brachybacterium vulturis:
- a CDS encoding SPFH domain-containing protein: MEGVIIVLVVVVAILVVVAIVAALLFGGLRTSLMFTVHTQEAIIVERFGKFKRVAQAGLNFKTPFIDNTTRPVSLRVQQLEVNIESKTKDNVFVNVPVAVQYKIRDEQVVDAYYKLSNPEAQIRSYVFDTVRSALSGLELDQAFESKDDIARSVETTLSERMQEFGFYIINTLVQDISPDQRVRDSMNSINAAQRDRVAAQSLAEADKIKRVTQAEAEAESKRLQGEGVAAQRKAIALGIAEQYEMLRKVGIENSAEQLLLMTQYFDTMQDVARNSRSNVLYLPSNPGAVASMGDEIRTAMLQAQAAAEASKDGDADAAEDRRRASADQQREQAQDRADQARQQAEQQAREARQQAQSSQQPPWAHPGSADQF; encoded by the coding sequence ATGGAAGGCGTCATCATCGTCCTGGTCGTGGTCGTGGCCATCCTGGTAGTCGTCGCGATCGTCGCGGCGCTGCTGTTCGGCGGGCTGCGCACCTCGCTGATGTTCACGGTGCACACCCAGGAAGCGATCATCGTCGAGAGGTTCGGCAAGTTCAAGCGGGTCGCGCAGGCCGGGCTGAACTTCAAGACCCCGTTCATCGACAACACCACCCGCCCGGTCTCGCTGCGCGTGCAGCAGCTCGAGGTGAACATCGAGTCCAAGACCAAGGACAACGTGTTCGTCAACGTGCCGGTCGCGGTCCAGTACAAGATCCGCGACGAGCAGGTCGTGGACGCGTACTACAAGCTGTCGAACCCCGAGGCGCAGATCCGCTCCTACGTGTTCGACACCGTGCGCTCGGCGCTGTCCGGCCTCGAGCTGGACCAGGCCTTCGAGTCGAAGGACGACATCGCCCGCAGCGTCGAGACGACGCTCTCGGAGCGCATGCAGGAGTTCGGCTTCTACATCATCAACACCTTGGTCCAGGACATCTCCCCGGACCAGCGGGTGCGCGACTCGATGAACTCCATCAACGCCGCCCAGCGCGACCGGGTCGCGGCCCAGTCGCTCGCCGAGGCGGACAAGATCAAGCGCGTCACCCAGGCCGAGGCCGAGGCCGAGTCCAAGCGCCTCCAGGGTGAGGGCGTCGCCGCGCAGCGGAAGGCGATCGCACTGGGCATCGCCGAGCAGTACGAGATGCTGCGCAAGGTCGGCATCGAGAACTCCGCCGAGCAGCTGCTGCTGATGACGCAGTACTTCGACACCATGCAGGACGTGGCCCGGAACTCCCGCTCCAACGTGCTGTACCTGCCCTCGAACCCGGGCGCCGTCGCCTCCATGGGCGACGAGATCCGCACCGCGATGCTGCAGGCGCAGGCCGCGGCCGAGGCGAGCAAGGACGGCGATGCCGACGCCGCCGAGGACCGTCGTCGCGCGTCCGCGGATCAGCAGCGCGAGCAGGCTCAGGATCGGGCCGACCAGGCCCGGCAGCAGGCCGAGCAGCAGGCCCGCGAGGCACGGCAGCAGGCTCAGTCGTCGCAGCAGCCGCCGTGGGCGCACCCGGGATCTGCCGACCAGTTCTGA
- a CDS encoding LacI family DNA-binding transcriptional regulator, producing the protein MDDSVKTVSSGTQKGSARRPTQADVARLAGVSTATVSHVLSGRADRTGAGNAQTRARVERAMKQLDYRPNWAGRALRRQRTGLVGALVSAGGNPWRDSLITVAKRELAKRSLDLVVFPDVGADEAADRLADLLDRGAVDACFMVHLEETGDVAERLARSPIPSVAFAEGDAAGLPTVRHGYAEAAAEAAARLRERGVRRFMIATESMGPGHSLWRDVVDPIRTALAEGAADGVSAEHIEIDYRISADLGPLDWASLEAAGPEDPIVLLCSSDRLAIQIAAECERRSIDVGRAVGVVGRGDIAEAAERRLPLSTLGTSATRYEDVFAALAASAESGEKLDAGWEFPWHVIERASTAAIGRRT; encoded by the coding sequence GTGGACGACTCTGTCAAGACCGTTTCGAGCGGCACTCAGAAAGGTTCGGCCCGACGGCCGACCCAGGCGGACGTCGCGCGCCTGGCCGGGGTGTCCACCGCGACCGTCTCCCACGTGCTGAGCGGCCGCGCCGATCGCACGGGGGCGGGGAACGCGCAGACGCGGGCCAGGGTCGAGCGGGCGATGAAGCAGCTGGACTACCGCCCGAACTGGGCAGGGCGCGCACTGCGCCGGCAGCGCACCGGCCTCGTCGGCGCGCTCGTCTCAGCGGGCGGCAACCCATGGCGGGACAGCTTGATCACCGTGGCGAAGCGGGAGCTCGCGAAGCGGTCTCTCGACCTCGTCGTCTTCCCCGACGTCGGGGCCGACGAAGCGGCCGACAGGCTCGCGGACCTCCTGGACCGCGGCGCGGTGGACGCCTGCTTCATGGTGCATCTGGAGGAGACGGGTGACGTGGCGGAGCGCCTGGCGCGCAGTCCGATCCCGAGCGTGGCCTTCGCCGAAGGGGACGCCGCCGGCCTCCCGACCGTGCGGCACGGCTATGCGGAGGCCGCGGCGGAGGCCGCCGCTCGACTGCGCGAGCGAGGAGTGCGGCGATTCATGATCGCCACCGAGTCGATGGGGCCGGGGCACAGTCTCTGGCGCGACGTCGTCGACCCTATCCGCACGGCTCTCGCCGAGGGTGCTGCCGACGGCGTGAGTGCCGAGCACATCGAGATCGACTACCGGATCAGCGCCGACCTCGGCCCTCTGGACTGGGCGTCCCTCGAGGCCGCCGGACCGGAGGACCCGATCGTGCTGCTGTGCTCGAGCGACCGGTTGGCGATCCAGATCGCGGCCGAATGCGAACGGCGGTCGATCGACGTCGGACGGGCCGTCGGGGTGGTGGGCCGCGGCGATATCGCCGAGGCCGCGGAGCGACGCCTCCCGCTGAGCACGCTGGGCACGTCGGCGACCCGGTACGAGGACGTCTTCGCCGCTCTCGCAGCCTCGGCCGAGAGCGGCGAGAAGCTCGACGCGGGCTGGGAGTTCCCCTGGCACGTGATCGAGCGGGCGTCCACTGCCGCGATCGGGCGGCGGACATGA
- a CDS encoding ABC transporter substrate-binding protein: MTVTTPRFRRRSLIGGAAALAAGLSACSVETGSGSGAEESAAARSESFTFDFDPDASQSTALSWMDSGDLKALFIDPVITSFGEQFPKIQVQYDGSGWDQVNQVVPLGIRNGSAPDVFALPQNVPAESAISEGWVQPLDDVIPGFAEWKAGFPDTALINGVHVFDGKVFSWPMNSTRRLDITQYISHEAAEAAGVSTPVESVSTWDDLRSLAKEITAAGTPGILSTSDHLNIVIANLANTAGWLGNSEGMNMRTGKYEYSAPEFLEALDFVRSMIDDGSFVPGYLTLKDADARAQFPSGLAGISLNGPWDISQWAKDYPDFEYTILPLPSPDGGEYTIPFRETGANMSWLYADSTNVDAAAAVIKFMGSLEGQRAMVELTEGFFLSTIEEANSSADTSALNPRAKLVADLAAASMRACPQFEIRSEHAGVVKLNLQATDPGISGTIEGILTGQISDAEAALSDLDARLDEAMEKAFDAAQAEGAEVDISQLQFPNWDPSRDYTAQDYAELEG, translated from the coding sequence ATGACCGTCACCACCCCCCGATTCCGCCGCCGCTCCCTGATCGGCGGCGCAGCAGCGCTCGCGGCCGGTCTGAGCGCGTGCTCCGTCGAGACCGGATCCGGCAGCGGGGCCGAGGAGTCCGCCGCCGCCCGATCCGAGAGCTTCACCTTCGACTTCGACCCGGACGCCTCGCAGTCCACGGCGCTGAGCTGGATGGACTCCGGCGACCTCAAGGCGCTGTTCATCGACCCGGTGATCACCAGCTTCGGCGAGCAGTTCCCCAAGATCCAGGTCCAGTACGACGGCTCGGGATGGGACCAGGTCAACCAGGTGGTGCCGCTGGGGATCAGGAACGGCTCGGCGCCGGACGTCTTCGCGCTGCCGCAGAACGTCCCGGCCGAGTCGGCGATCAGCGAGGGCTGGGTCCAGCCGCTCGACGACGTGATCCCCGGCTTCGCGGAGTGGAAGGCGGGATTCCCCGACACCGCCCTGATCAACGGCGTGCACGTCTTCGACGGCAAGGTCTTCAGCTGGCCGATGAACTCGACCCGGCGCCTGGACATCACCCAGTACATCTCCCACGAGGCGGCCGAGGCCGCCGGCGTGTCGACCCCCGTCGAGTCGGTGTCCACCTGGGACGACCTCCGCTCCCTGGCCAAGGAGATCACCGCCGCGGGCACCCCGGGGATCCTCTCGACCTCCGATCACCTGAACATCGTGATCGCGAACCTCGCGAACACCGCCGGCTGGCTGGGCAACTCCGAGGGCATGAACATGCGCACCGGGAAGTACGAGTACTCCGCACCGGAGTTCCTCGAGGCCCTGGACTTCGTGCGCTCGATGATCGACGACGGCTCCTTCGTCCCCGGCTACCTCACGCTGAAGGACGCGGATGCCCGTGCCCAGTTCCCCTCCGGCCTGGCGGGGATCTCCCTCAACGGGCCCTGGGACATCTCGCAGTGGGCGAAGGACTACCCCGACTTCGAGTACACGATCCTCCCGCTGCCCTCCCCCGACGGGGGCGAGTACACCATCCCGTTCCGGGAGACTGGCGCGAACATGTCCTGGCTGTACGCCGACAGCACGAACGTGGATGCTGCCGCCGCCGTCATCAAGTTCATGGGGTCGCTCGAGGGACAGCGGGCGATGGTGGAGCTCACCGAGGGCTTCTTCCTGTCCACGATCGAGGAGGCGAACTCCTCCGCGGACACCTCCGCGCTCAACCCGAGGGCCAAGCTGGTCGCGGATCTCGCGGCGGCCTCCATGCGCGCCTGCCCGCAGTTCGAGATCCGCAGCGAGCACGCCGGCGTCGTCAAGCTCAATCTCCAGGCCACCGACCCCGGCATCTCGGGGACCATCGAGGGGATCCTGACGGGTCAGATCAGCGATGCGGAGGCCGCGCTGTCCGACCTGGATGCGCGTCTCGACGAAGCGATGGAGAAGGCCTTCGACGCCGCGCAGGCCGAGGGCGCGGAGGTCGACATCTCCCAGCTGCAGTTCCCGAACTGGGACCCGAGCCGCGACTACACGGCACAGGACTACGCCGAGCTCGAAGGCTGA